One part of the Clostridia bacterium genome encodes these proteins:
- the sleB gene encoding spore cortex-lytic enzyme, with the protein MIKRYILIVSIALIIILTLTTIQTDMQNSASARVLHWGTTGDDVIKVQVKLKQWGYYDGIVDGIFGTGTSNAVKKFQRKNGLAVDGVVGKSTAAALGITLAGSRAASTTYNSSRGTTRQGDIYLLAAAVHGEARGEPYIGKVAVAAVILNRVRSAKFPNTIPGVIYQPGAFTAVMDGQINIPPDQESLRAARDALNGWDPSGGALYYYNPAKTTNKWIWSRPVFKVIGKHRFAK; encoded by the coding sequence ATGATAAAAAGATATATTTTGATCGTATCGATTGCGTTGATCATAATACTTACTTTGACTACGATACAAACCGATATGCAGAATTCTGCAAGTGCCCGGGTATTACATTGGGGTACTACCGGTGATGATGTGATTAAAGTACAGGTAAAATTGAAACAGTGGGGATACTATGACGGAATAGTAGATGGCATCTTTGGCACTGGAACTTCAAATGCAGTAAAAAAGTTTCAGAGGAAAAATGGTCTAGCTGTTGACGGCGTAGTAGGTAAAAGCACAGCGGCTGCGCTGGGTATTACATTGGCCGGTTCTAGGGCTGCAAGCACTACTTATAATTCCTCTAGGGGAACTACTAGACAAGGGGATATATATCTTTTAGCTGCTGCAGTTCACGGGGAAGCTAGAGGAGAGCCCTATATTGGAAAGGTAGCGGTGGCTGCTGTTATATTGAATAGAGTGCGGTCGGCTAAGTTTCCTAATACCATACCAGGGGTTATATATCAGCCTGGTGCGTTTACTGCAGTTATGGATGGACAGATAAATATACCGCCAGACCAAGAATCATTAAGGGCGGCAAGGGATGCTCTAAATGGTTGGGATCCCAGCGGTGGAGCCTTATACTATTATAATCCTGCAAAGACTACCAACAAATGGATATGGTCACGACCGGTATTCAAGGTGATAGGCAAACACCGATTTGCTAAATAA
- the ypeB gene encoding germination protein YpeB, whose translation MRREWIVSIILAVALVATGVWGYMQYQEKQDYHQYVENLYQKSFYEMSDNVQNIETQLSKLMVAASPQQIIPGLSEVWRQASVAQNNLGQMPVSHLALDNASRFLNQVGDYCYYLAKETSYERPFTQEQWKKLEQLHNNAAKLNDDLKKMQSSISKGGVDIGDIRLAARKPLEEASEDIVSKGFKDMNKNLADYPELIYDGPFSEHIETAKPLGLTGAEVSQKQAENKAIEFVGKDRVKKIKKVAEGNGLIKTYGFEVTPSGKEQKPIYVDVSKKGGHIVWMISSDTSEEKKMDLEQGTKKAKEFMEQKGFGTMEVTYTEHYDGMLLVNFAAVQDDVIIYPDLIKVEVSLEDGEILGFEAAGYLMSHRKRDIPEPKISKKEAMGYVSGRFDVKSSRLAIIPTPAKKEKFCYEFMGNFGEDTFIVYIDAVTGQEESILKVIVTEGGKLTM comes from the coding sequence TTGAGAAGAGAATGGATTGTATCGATAATATTGGCCGTAGCTCTTGTAGCTACAGGAGTATGGGGCTATATGCAATATCAGGAAAAACAGGATTACCATCAATATGTTGAAAACTTATACCAGAAATCTTTTTATGAAATGAGTGACAACGTACAAAACATCGAAACACAATTATCCAAGCTAATGGTGGCTGCATCGCCCCAACAGATAATACCGGGTCTTTCAGAGGTATGGAGACAAGCTTCTGTTGCACAGAACAATTTAGGGCAGATGCCTGTGTCCCATTTGGCGCTAGACAATGCATCAAGATTTTTAAATCAGGTTGGGGATTATTGTTATTATCTAGCTAAAGAGACCAGCTATGAGAGACCTTTTACTCAAGAGCAGTGGAAAAAATTAGAACAACTGCACAACAATGCAGCCAAGCTAAACGATGATTTGAAAAAGATGCAGAGCAGCATAAGTAAGGGAGGCGTAGATATAGGGGATATAAGGCTGGCAGCTCGCAAACCACTGGAAGAGGCATCAGAGGATATAGTGTCTAAAGGGTTTAAGGATATGAATAAAAATCTTGCCGATTATCCTGAACTGATTTACGACGGACCTTTTTCCGAGCATATAGAGACAGCCAAACCCTTAGGACTTACCGGGGCAGAAGTTAGTCAAAAGCAAGCGGAAAATAAGGCGATAGAGTTTGTTGGCAAGGATAGGGTGAAGAAAATTAAAAAAGTGGCAGAAGGAAATGGCTTAATAAAGACCTATGGGTTTGAAGTGACACCCTCTGGCAAGGAGCAAAAGCCTATATATGTGGATGTGTCCAAAAAAGGCGGACATATAGTATGGATGATAAGTTCCGATACTTCAGAAGAGAAAAAGATGGATCTAGAACAGGGTACCAAAAAAGCCAAAGAATTTATGGAACAAAAGGGTTTTGGCACAATGGAAGTAACTTACACAGAACATTATGACGGCATGCTTCTTGTGAATTTTGCAGCAGTGCAGGATGATGTAATAATTTATCCTGATTTGATAAAAGTAGAAGTTTCGCTAGAAGATGGTGAAATACTTGGATTTGAAGCGGCAGGCTATTTGATGTCCCATAGAAAGAGGGATATACCCGAACCTAAAATATCAAAAAAAGAGGCGATGGGTTATGTTAGCGGCAGATTTGATGTAAAATCTTCCAGGCTGGCTATCATACCGACCCCTGCCAAAAAGGAAAAATTTTGCTATGAATTTATGGGTAATTTTGGAGAGGATACATTTATAGTATACATCGATGCAGTTACCGGACAAGAAGAATCCATATTGAAAGTGATTGTTACTGAAGGTGGCAAACTTACTATGTAA
- the spoIIR gene encoding stage II sporulation protein R: MRKYIIPAIVLIILVTMFAVQGIKKEEDISDKVIRFHVIANSDSPEDQAIKLKIRDRILEDMGKQLSKSTDLGQSRDFIEHNLKNIENISKQEIQRNGKDYGVNACLGEFLFPAKTYGNLVFPAGRYQALKVVIGEGKGKNWWCVMFPPLCFVDISHGVTAEQSVQEIEDVLNDEMEDQIEVDFKMAEWWNGSRTRLAKMFSFFKND; encoded by the coding sequence ATGAGAAAATACATAATTCCTGCAATAGTTTTAATAATACTGGTTACAATGTTTGCTGTGCAGGGTATAAAAAAAGAAGAGGATATCAGCGACAAGGTGATCAGATTTCATGTTATAGCAAATAGTGATTCTCCCGAGGACCAGGCTATCAAGCTTAAGATAAGGGATCGTATACTGGAGGATATGGGCAAGCAATTGAGCAAGAGTACCGATTTAGGACAAAGCAGGGATTTTATAGAGCATAACTTAAAGAATATAGAGAATATTTCAAAACAGGAAATACAAAGGAATGGAAAAGACTATGGTGTTAATGCCTGCCTCGGGGAATTTTTATTTCCTGCCAAGACATACGGGAACTTGGTATTTCCGGCAGGAAGATATCAGGCTTTAAAGGTGGTAATAGGAGAGGGTAAAGGTAAAAACTGGTGGTGTGTGATGTTTCCTCCATTGTGCTTTGTGGACATTTCTCATGGTGTGACGGCAGAACAATCGGTACAGGAGATAGAGGATGTATTAAATGACGAGATGGAGGATCAAATTGAAGTTGACTTTAAAATGGCTGAATGGTGGAACGGCTCCAGAACTAGGCTGGCTAAAATGTTTTCATTTTTTAAAAATGATTAA